The following proteins are encoded in a genomic region of Saccharopolyspora antimicrobica:
- a CDS encoding Gfo/Idh/MocA family protein, protein MVELPRSALSRRSLLRTGAAAGAGLGLAGLAPGAAAAQNAWPAAKGETMMGVPFEAHETVRVGIIGVGNRGASMLPLFLELDGVAITAVCDTSAEAVERAARAVVDEGRPEPAKYSAGEHDFENLLARDDVDVVYIATPWEWHAPMAVAAMRNGKHVGVECPMGVTVDELWELVDVSEQTRRHCVQLENCCYGQNELRVLRMAHDGMFGDLLYGAGAYLHDLRELLFSKTYYAGQWRRAWHTKLDGDLYPTHGLGPVAAYLDVNRGDRLVRITSMSTPALGLAAYRQEHLPPEDPAWQEKYVKGDATMSLIQTEQGRVIHLVHDVSNGRPYSRLNQLQGTKGVFEDYPPRIYLEPTGTPHEWGNWDDYAEHDHWLWKDVGPGPGGHGGMDYLMLYRLAQTMRLGLSPDIDVYDSATWSAPFALSAQSIKDGSAPVDFPDFTRGRWKTPHPGIDSPKP, encoded by the coding sequence ATGGTCGAGCTTCCTCGCAGTGCTCTTTCCCGGCGGTCCCTGCTGCGCACCGGCGCGGCGGCGGGGGCTGGCCTAGGTCTCGCCGGGTTGGCTCCCGGTGCGGCAGCGGCGCAGAACGCGTGGCCCGCGGCCAAGGGCGAAACGATGATGGGCGTGCCGTTCGAAGCGCACGAGACGGTCCGCGTGGGCATCATCGGCGTCGGCAACCGCGGTGCGAGCATGCTGCCGCTGTTCCTGGAACTGGACGGCGTCGCGATCACCGCCGTGTGCGACACCAGCGCTGAAGCGGTCGAGCGCGCGGCACGCGCCGTGGTCGACGAGGGGCGGCCGGAACCGGCCAAGTACAGCGCGGGCGAGCACGACTTCGAAAACCTGCTGGCCAGGGACGACGTGGACGTCGTCTACATCGCCACGCCGTGGGAGTGGCACGCACCGATGGCCGTGGCGGCCATGCGCAACGGCAAGCACGTCGGCGTGGAATGCCCGATGGGCGTCACCGTGGACGAGCTGTGGGAACTCGTCGACGTCTCCGAGCAGACCCGACGCCACTGCGTTCAGCTCGAAAACTGCTGTTACGGCCAGAACGAGTTGCGCGTGCTGCGCATGGCTCACGACGGGATGTTCGGCGACCTGCTCTACGGTGCCGGCGCTTACCTGCACGACCTGCGCGAGCTGCTGTTCTCCAAGACCTACTACGCGGGGCAGTGGCGTCGAGCCTGGCACACCAAGCTCGACGGAGATCTGTACCCGACCCACGGCCTCGGTCCGGTCGCCGCCTACCTGGACGTCAACCGCGGTGACCGGCTGGTGCGGATCACCTCGATGAGCACGCCGGCGCTCGGCTTGGCGGCCTACCGCCAGGAGCACCTGCCGCCGGAGGACCCGGCCTGGCAGGAGAAATACGTCAAGGGCGACGCGACGATGAGCCTGATCCAGACCGAGCAGGGCCGCGTCATCCACCTCGTGCACGACGTCTCCAACGGACGCCCGTACAGCAGGCTGAACCAGCTGCAGGGCACCAAAGGCGTGTTCGAGGACTACCCGCCGCGCATCTACCTGGAGCCGACCGGCACCCCGCACGAGTGGGGCAACTGGGACGACTACGCCGAGCACGACCACTGGCTGTGGAAGGACGTCGGCCCCGGACCGGGCGGTCACGGCGGAATGGATTACCTGATGCTCTACCGCCTCGCGCAGACCATGCGCCTGGGCCTGTCCCCGGACATCGACGTCTACGACTCGGCCACCTGGAGCGCCCCGTTCGCGCTCAGCGCCCAGTCCATCAAGGACGGCAGCGCACCGGTCGACTTCCCGGACTTCACCCGAGGCCGCTGGAAAACGCCGCACCCGGGCATCGACTCCCCGAAGCCCTGA